In Dromaius novaehollandiae isolate bDroNov1 chromosome 3, bDroNov1.hap1, whole genome shotgun sequence, the following are encoded in one genomic region:
- the SPDYA gene encoding speedy protein A, with translation MRHNLVCQTPPSVTVHVKSSASRSHQQKHVIRLKRPTFKDRHENCEKKVPSHKYKRPKGPCLVIQRQEMTAFFKLFDDDLIQDFLWMDCCCKIADKYLLAMTFVYFKRANFTINEHTRINFFVALYLANTVEEDDEESKYDIFPWALGKMWRKHFPDFLKLRDQLWSRIDYRAIVSRRCCEEVMAIAPTHYIWQRERSMHHSGAVRNYNKDEVQLPRGPRATPVDCLLCGKKGRFVGLGLSSSSSSSTGTFEMMETHLSQDLKDTFPIEKMLVDPPFSYVQDYHSLSNKRRQGSTLNQDKSMDWFTRNEE, from the exons ATGAGACACAATCTGGTGTGTCAGACACCTCCCTCTGTCACTGTTCATGTAAAATCGAGTGCATCCAGATCACATCAGCAAAAACACGTTATTAGACTAAAACGTCCTACTTTTAAAGACCGTCATGAAAATTGTGAAAAAAAGGTTCCTAGTCATAAATATAAACGTCCAAAGGGACCGTGTCTAGTTATTCAGCGTCAGGAAATGACAGCTTTCTTTAAATTGTTTG ATGATGATCTAATTCAAGACTTCCTATGGATGGACTGTTGCTGTAAAATTGCAGACAAG tatcttttgGCAATGACTTTCGTTTATTTCAAGAGGGCTAACTTCACAATAAATGAGCATACCAGAATCAATTTCTTTGTTGCTCT GTATCTGGCAAATACAGTTGAAGAAGATGATGAAGAATCAAAATATGACATTTTCCCATGGGCTTTGGGAAAAATGTGGAGAAAACACTTCCCTGATTTCTTAAAGTTAAGAGATCAACTGTGGAGTAGAATTGACTACAGGGCTATTGTAAGCAGACGTTGCTGTGAAGAG GTCATGGCTATTGCTCCAACACATTACATATGGCAGCGAGAACGTTCTATGCACCACAGCGGAGCTGTGAGAAACTATAACAAAGATGAAGTACAGCTGCCACGAGGACCTCGTGCTACTCCTGTAGACTGCTTGCTTTGTGGTAAGAAAGGAAGATTTGTAGGACTAGGATTatcatcatcttcctcttcatctACTGGCACTTTTGAGATGATGGAAACACATCTATCTCAGGATTTGAAGGACACCTTTCCAATTGAAAAAATGCTGGTTGACCCTCCTTTTTCTTATGTGCAAG ACTATCACAGCCTGTCCAACAAAAGGAGACAAGGTAGCACCCTGAACCAAGACAAATCCATGGACTGGTTTACAAGAAATGAAGAATGA
- the TRMT61B gene encoding tRNA (adenine(58)-N(1))-methyltransferase, mitochondrial, with translation MRAWRGLRRSPAASSGRAAASSYCRGGGEQRRRRAWETSLSPLERVRRLLAPEEEAAAAAAAAAAAAGAGRGPLRVGELVLAELGRRQRSALKLLCRLTAGAVLATPGGRLPHGDIVGRLPGQVVRTAGGGRLLVRRPSLEEYVLLMARGAAIAYPKDVSAMLMMMDLHPGDTVLESGSGSGAMSLFLSRAVGSKGRVVSYDIREDHHNLAKKNYRQWRASWEIGHMEEWPDNVDFILKDITTAAEDMKSVTFDAIVLDMLKPQAALPVIYPSLKHGGVCAVYLANITQVIALLDRIRTCKLPFLCERIIDVTHRNWLVLPATIKNYKSVQIVETQENTEEEAQQKEHEEIHFQDQTVLKGSEYDESLSDNVETYSSVPYVARPSYWQDAHSAFLTKLRKFQPLLS, from the exons ATGCGGGCCTGGCGCGGCCTGCGGCGCAGTCCCGCGGCGTCCTCTGGGCGGGCTGCCGCCTCCTCCTACtgccgcggcggtggggagcagcggcggcgccgggcctgGGAGACGTCGCTGTCGCCGCTGGAGCGGGTGAGGCGTCTGCTGGCgccggaggaggaggcggcggcggcggcggcggcggcggcggcggcggccggcgcgggccgcggccccctgcgcgtcggggagctggtgctggcggAGCTGGGCCGGCGGCAGCGCAGCGCCCTGAAGCTGCTGTGCCGGCTGACAGCGGGCGCGGTGCTGGCCACCCCCGGCGGGCGCTTGCCGCACGGCGACATTGTGGGGCGGCTGCCCGGGCAGGTGGTGCGGACGGCCGGTGGCGGGCGCCTGCTGGTGCGGCGGCCCTCGCTGGAGGAGTACGTGCTGCTCATGGCGCGGGGCGCCGCCATCGCCTACCCCAAG GATGTGAGCGCCATGCTGATGATGATGGACCTGCACCCGGGAGACACCGTTTTGGAAAGCGGCAGCGGATCTGGCGCTATGAGCTTGTTTCTGTCAAGAGCAG ttggGTCCAAAGGACGTGTTGTAAGTTACGACATCAGAGAAGATCATCACAATTTAGCTAAGAAGAATTACAGGCAGTGGCGTGCTTCATGGGAAATAGGACATATGGAAGAGTGGCCAGATAATGTGGATTTCATCCTTAAAGACATTACAACAGCTGCTGAGGATATGAAATCTGTAACATTTGATGCA ATAGTTCTGGATATGCTTAAACCTCAGGCTGCTTTGCCTGTTATATACCCAAGTCTTAAACACGGTGGTGTGTGTGCTGTGTATTTAGCAAA CATCACACAGGTTATTGCCCTTTTAGACAGAATACGGACCTGCAAGCTCCCTTTTTTGTGTGAAAGGATCATTGACGTAACACACAGAAATTGGTTAGTACTCCCTGCTACAATCAAGAATTACAAGTCAGTCCAAATAGTGGAAACTCAAGAGAATACTGAGGAAGAAGCTCAACAAAAAGAACATGAAGAAATCCATTTTCAGGATCAAACAGTTCTTAAAGGAAGTGAATATGATG AATCACTTTCTGACAATGTTGAAACATACTCCTCAGTGCCTTACGTTGCTAGACCATCTTATTGGCAGGATGCTCATTCAG cgTTCCTCACCAAGCTGAGAAAGTTTCAACCACTGCTTTCTTGA